From a region of the Coprococcus comes ATCC 27758 genome:
- a CDS encoding 4Fe-4S dicluster domain-containing protein, translating into MNADGNVIKIKHDVLFEVAKLAFAGELEEQRDHLPLKLIPGPTPQFRCCIYKEREIIRQRIRLAEGKAPGPEDDGNIIQVISSACEDCPISSYTVTENCQNCLGKACINACKFGAIEPGHYRSHIDASKCKKCGQCAKACPYNAIAHLKRPCKFSCPVDAITYDEHGISIIDKNKCIRCGKCIHSCPFGAIASKTFIVPVINALREGKHIYAMAAPATEGQFGADITMESWRKAMKELGFVDFYDVGLGGDMTAAYEAEEWAEAYKEGQKKVTSCCPAFVNMVRLHYPQLADNISTTVSPMCAISRMIKAQDPEAITVFIGPCLAKKSEVVDQQIEGNADYVLTYSEIRAIMKAKDVELEACPNDNQTASTFGKRFANSGGVTAAVLESLKESDNCIDAKVCRANGSQECKKALLLMKVGRLPEDFIEGMACDGGCVGGPSSFNDQMASKKNRDALISQADDRGILDNLKNYDMDKFSMHRD; encoded by the coding sequence ATGAATGCTGATGGAAACGTAATCAAAATCAAACATGACGTACTGTTCGAAGTAGCAAAGCTTGCTTTTGCAGGTGAACTTGAAGAACAGCGTGATCACCTCCCGCTGAAGCTTATTCCGGGACCGACCCCGCAGTTCCGCTGCTGTATCTACAAAGAGCGTGAGATCATCCGCCAGAGAATCCGCCTCGCAGAAGGCAAAGCTCCGGGACCGGAAGATGATGGCAATATCATCCAGGTTATTTCTTCTGCCTGCGAAGACTGTCCGATCTCCAGCTACACAGTAACAGAGAACTGTCAGAACTGTCTTGGAAAGGCATGTATCAATGCCTGTAAGTTTGGGGCAATTGAACCGGGACATTACCGTTCCCACATTGACGCATCCAAATGTAAAAAATGTGGTCAGTGCGCCAAAGCCTGTCCGTACAATGCCATTGCACATTTAAAACGTCCGTGTAAATTCAGTTGTCCGGTCGATGCGATCACCTACGACGAGCATGGCATTTCCATAATCGACAAAAACAAATGTATCCGCTGCGGTAAATGTATCCACAGCTGTCCATTCGGTGCAATTGCTTCCAAAACATTTATTGTTCCGGTAATCAATGCTTTAAGAGAAGGCAAACACATCTACGCAATGGCTGCTCCTGCCACAGAAGGTCAGTTTGGTGCTGACATTACCATGGAAAGCTGGCGCAAAGCAATGAAAGAGCTCGGATTCGTAGATTTCTACGATGTAGGACTCGGTGGAGATATGACTGCTGCTTACGAAGCTGAAGAATGGGCTGAAGCTTACAAAGAAGGACAGAAAAAAGTAACCTCCTGCTGCCCTGCATTTGTAAATATGGTTCGCCTGCATTACCCACAGCTTGCTGACAATATTTCAACAACTGTTTCTCCGATGTGTGCAATTTCCCGTATGATCAAAGCACAGGATCCGGAAGCGATCACTGTATTTATCGGACCTTGCCTTGCTAAGAAATCCGAAGTTGTCGATCAGCAGATCGAAGGAAATGCAGATTATGTTCTTACATACAGCGAGATCCGTGCGATCATGAAAGCAAAAGACGTTGAACTCGAGGCCTGTCCGAACGACAACCAGACCGCTTCTACCTTCGGAAAACGCTTTGCAAATTCCGGCGGTGTAACAGCAGCCGTTCTGGAAAGTCTGAAAGAATCTGACAACTGCATCGATGCGAAAGTCTGTCGTGCAAATGGTTCTCAGGAATGTAAGAAAGCCCTCCTTCTCATGAAGGTTGGACGTCTTCCGGAAGACTTCATCGAAGGTATGGCATGTGACGGCGGATGTGTCGGCGGTCCAAGTTCATTCAATGACCAGATGGCTTCCAAGAAGAACCGTGATGCCTTGATCTCTCAGGCTGACGATCGTGGAATTCTTGATAATCTGAAGAATTACGATATGGATAAGTTCTCTATGCATAGAGACTAA
- the fliB gene encoding flagellin lysine-N-methylase, with product MQYTIPDYYKEFTCIADKCEDTCCAGWKIVIDKKSLNKYKHVKGKFRFTMLKSVDWIRGIFRQDKEKRCAFLNDCNLCEMYANLGEKSLCKTCRLYPRHVEEFEDVREITLSVSCPEVARILMEKKKPVRFLTYEKEGEEEYEEFDPFLYSMLVDARDAMLGILQDREHSLKIRVGLILGMAHDLQGRFNREQLFSCEEVIERYQTKSARKFVRKLWKEEKPSVQERWEMAHKMFRELYELELLREDWDMLLMESEELLYSHGADAYKGISSDFKRWAKEESNIQIQAEQLLVYFIFTYFCGAVYDGRIYAKVQMAVISTFHIYELWKARWIKNEGELTPEEIVELVYRYSREIEHSDKNLERMEKMMLRDRLPWYRG from the coding sequence ATGCAATATACAATTCCGGATTATTATAAAGAATTCACCTGCATCGCAGACAAATGTGAAGATACCTGTTGTGCAGGGTGGAAGATTGTAATTGACAAAAAATCACTGAATAAATATAAGCATGTGAAAGGAAAATTCCGGTTTACGATGTTGAAATCCGTGGACTGGATCCGTGGCATTTTCAGGCAGGATAAAGAAAAGCGATGTGCATTTTTAAATGACTGTAATCTGTGTGAGATGTATGCGAATCTCGGAGAGAAAAGTCTGTGTAAAACCTGCCGCCTGTATCCGAGACATGTCGAGGAGTTTGAGGATGTACGGGAGATTACCCTGTCGGTATCCTGTCCGGAGGTGGCAAGGATTTTGATGGAGAAGAAAAAGCCGGTCCGTTTTCTTACTTATGAAAAAGAAGGAGAAGAGGAATACGAGGAATTTGATCCGTTTCTGTATTCTATGCTTGTAGATGCGAGAGATGCAATGCTTGGAATTCTGCAGGACCGGGAGCATTCATTAAAAATAAGAGTGGGACTGATTCTTGGAATGGCGCATGATCTGCAGGGCAGATTTAACCGGGAACAGTTATTTTCCTGCGAGGAAGTCATTGAACGTTATCAGACAAAGAGTGCCAGAAAGTTTGTACGGAAACTTTGGAAAGAAGAAAAGCCGTCTGTGCAGGAAAGATGGGAGATGGCGCATAAGATGTTCCGGGAACTTTATGAATTGGAACTTCTACGTGAGGACTGGGATATGCTTCTGATGGAGAGCGAAGAACTTCTGTATTCACATGGAGCAGATGCGTATAAAGGAATCTCGTCTGACTTTAAGAGGTGGGCGAAGGAAGAGAGCAATATCCAGATCCAGGCAGAGCAGCTGCTGGTGTATTTCATTTTCACTTATTTCTGTGGCGCAGTTTATGATGGAAGGATTTATGCGAAGGTGCAGATGGCAGTAATAAGTACTTTCCATATTTATGAGCTGTGGAAAGCACGGTGGATAAAAAATGAAGGAGAGCTTACACCAGAAGAGATCGTAGAGCTGGTGTACCGGTATTCGCGGGAGATTGAGCATTCGGATAAGAATCTGGAGCGGATGGAAAAGATGATGCTGCGGGACAGGCTGCCGTGGTATAGGGGATAA
- a CDS encoding YfcC family protein, which translates to MKKKKISFPSALTVLFIVLIFAAILTAVVPAGLYSKLTYNADHDVFEITTPEGEVTEMAPTQESLDELGVTGNLNKFLDGSISKPIAVPGTYEKVDQEPQGVFKILLAAISGVYDTIDIILFVFILGGCIGVLNYMGAFNAAIAALSKVTKGKEYILIILITIIIAAGGTTFGLAEETIALYPILVPVFLAAGYDVMVCIAAIYMGSSIGTMFPTINPFSVGNASNAAGISLADGMGIRGVALVLGTLITLIYILRYAKKVKEDPTKSICYDQYEHHMQKFGHQGEVPEFTGKMKLSLLVFGVSFGVLVWGLVAQGWWFDNMTALFLACAILLAFTSGIGEKNFMDQFIGGAADLMGVALVVGVARGINIILEDGMISDTILEFFSGAISGMNPIVFIILMMLVFIVLGFFISSSSGLAVLSIPIMAPLADTVGVSRSAIVSAYAYGLGLISFITPTGLILASLAMVDVTYDKWLKFIMPLMGMTTVFSAIMLIIQLYV; encoded by the coding sequence ATGAAAAAGAAAAAAATATCTTTCCCTTCTGCGCTCACTGTATTATTTATCGTCCTTATTTTCGCTGCAATTTTAACTGCAGTGGTACCGGCAGGGCTTTATTCCAAATTAACGTACAACGCAGACCATGATGTATTTGAAATCACAACACCGGAAGGTGAAGTGACAGAAATGGCTCCTACCCAGGAATCCTTGGACGAGCTGGGTGTTACCGGAAACTTAAATAAATTCCTTGATGGAAGTATCAGCAAACCGATCGCTGTTCCTGGAACCTACGAGAAAGTCGATCAGGAACCGCAGGGCGTATTTAAAATCCTCCTTGCAGCAATCAGTGGTGTTTACGATACCATTGATATCATCCTTTTTGTATTTATCCTCGGCGGATGTATCGGTGTCCTGAATTATATGGGTGCATTCAATGCGGCAATCGCAGCACTTTCCAAAGTCACCAAGGGCAAAGAATATATCCTGATCATCCTGATCACGATTATTATCGCAGCCGGTGGAACTACCTTCGGTCTTGCAGAAGAAACCATTGCACTTTACCCGATCCTTGTACCGGTATTCCTTGCAGCCGGATATGATGTTATGGTTTGTATCGCTGCAATTTACATGGGATCTTCTATCGGAACCATGTTCCCGACCATCAACCCGTTCTCTGTCGGAAACGCATCCAATGCAGCCGGAATCAGCCTTGCTGACGGTATGGGAATCCGTGGTGTTGCTCTGGTACTCGGCACTCTGATCACTTTGATCTACATCCTTCGCTATGCAAAGAAGGTAAAAGAAGATCCTACAAAATCAATCTGTTACGACCAGTATGAACATCATATGCAGAAATTCGGTCATCAGGGCGAGGTTCCTGAATTTACCGGAAAAATGAAGCTTTCCCTCCTCGTATTCGGCGTATCCTTCGGTGTGCTTGTATGGGGACTTGTAGCTCAGGGCTGGTGGTTCGACAACATGACTGCCCTCTTCCTTGCCTGCGCGATCCTGCTTGCATTTACTTCAGGAATCGGCGAAAAGAACTTTATGGATCAGTTTATCGGCGGTGCCGCTGACCTGATGGGCGTAGCTCTGGTAGTCGGTGTGGCACGTGGTATCAACATCATTCTGGAAGACGGTATGATTTCTGACACCATCCTGGAATTCTTCTCAGGTGCGATCAGTGGAATGAATCCGATCGTATTCATCATCTTGATGATGCTTGTATTTATCGTACTCGGATTCTTTATTTCCTCTTCCTCAGGGCTTGCAGTTCTGTCCATCCCGATCATGGCTCCGCTTGCCGACACCGTAGGTGTTTCAAGATCAGCAATCGTATCTGCTTATGCATACGGTCTTGGTCTGATTTCTTTCATCACACCAACCGGTCTGATCCTTGCATCCCTTGCGATGGTGGATGTTACTTATGATAAATGGCTGAAATTCATCATGCCGCTGATGGGTATGACTACCGTCTTCAGTGCGATCATGCTGATCATTCAGTTATATGTATAA
- a CDS encoding DUF3783 domain-containing protein yields the protein MRETVLLFNIKDKKRAQELQMICMSLRIRVRLIKKEEYFQTVGVLAGMKEASETDRIYEGEELADEMMVFAGVTGSHLDQILFMMRKKGMKRIDYKAVLTDTNSQWTVPELFKELEKEHAAMHQS from the coding sequence ATGAGAGAAACAGTATTATTATTTAATATAAAAGATAAGAAGCGTGCGCAGGAGCTGCAGATGATCTGTATGTCACTCAGGATTCGGGTGCGGCTGATAAAAAAAGAAGAGTATTTTCAGACGGTTGGTGTACTTGCCGGAATGAAAGAAGCGTCAGAGACAGACAGGATTTATGAGGGTGAAGAGCTGGCAGATGAGATGATGGTATTTGCCGGAGTGACAGGCAGCCATCTGGATCAGATTTTATTTATGATGCGAAAGAAGGGTATGAAACGTATTGATTATAAAGCGGTTCTGACAGACACAAACAGTCAGTGGACTGTGCCGGAACTTTTTAAAGAACTGGAAAAGGAGCATGCAGCAATGCATCAGTCCTGA
- a CDS encoding endonuclease III domain-containing protein produces the protein MTKKQRTLEVIERLRKEYPDADCTLDYDQAWKLLVSVRLAAQCTDARVNVVVEGLFAKYPTVEALAEADVNNIEEIIRPCGLGKSKARDISACMKMLRDEYGGKIPKDFNAILKLPGVGRKSANLIMGDVFGEPAIVTDTHCIRLVNRIGLVDGIKDPKKVEMELWKLVPPEEGSDFCHRLVYHGREVCTARTKPHCDRCCLADICKKVGVEK, from the coding sequence ATGACAAAGAAACAGAGAACATTGGAAGTAATAGAACGCTTGAGAAAGGAATATCCGGATGCAGACTGTACTCTGGATTATGATCAGGCATGGAAACTTCTGGTCAGTGTGCGTCTTGCGGCACAGTGTACGGATGCAAGGGTAAATGTAGTCGTAGAAGGTTTATTTGCAAAATATCCGACAGTAGAGGCACTTGCAGAAGCAGATGTAAATAATATCGAAGAGATTATACGTCCTTGTGGGCTTGGGAAAAGTAAGGCACGGGATATCAGTGCCTGTATGAAGATGCTTCGGGATGAGTATGGCGGAAAGATTCCGAAGGATTTTAATGCGATCTTAAAGCTGCCAGGTGTTGGGAGAAAGAGCGCGAACCTGATCATGGGAGATGTATTTGGTGAGCCTGCGATCGTAACGGATACCCATTGTATCCGTCTGGTGAACCGTATTGGACTGGTAGACGGGATTAAGGATCCAAAGAAAGTAGAGATGGAACTCTGGAAGCTGGTTCCGCCGGAGGAAGGAAGCGATTTCTGTCACAGACTGGTGTACCACGGAAGAGAAGTTTGTACGGCAAGGACGAAGCCGCACTGTGACAGATGCTGTCTGGCGGATATCTGTAAGAAGGTTGGGGTAGAAAAATAA
- a CDS encoding helix-turn-helix domain-containing protein, which yields MNVDEKVGRNIRKYRMAYNMTLKELAVRLHKSVSTVSKYEKGDISLDISTFLELSKIFKVSPLAIIGDEIAEEEEECTYAETIEKLYMYSYDGIGKVIVKSLIEQQAVEGKNNKYKVHLFNDVSEVKEPGECGGLYTGEYEKEGFIGTYMLHNQALKSEHIMISCVNNLVNPGQQLALVSGLSNYTMLPVTFKAVISEKEIVNKEKLMNLLAFNKEDLKLMKQMNYLTIQNMR from the coding sequence ATGAATGTAGATGAGAAGGTAGGGCGTAATATTAGAAAATACCGGATGGCATATAATATGACGCTGAAAGAACTTGCTGTAAGACTGCATAAGAGTGTGTCGACAGTTTCTAAATACGAAAAAGGGGATATTTCATTGGATATTTCGACATTTCTTGAATTGTCTAAGATTTTTAAGGTGTCACCTCTTGCAATTATCGGAGATGAGATTGCTGAGGAAGAGGAAGAATGTACTTATGCGGAGACAATTGAAAAATTGTACATGTACAGCTATGACGGGATTGGAAAAGTAATTGTCAAAAGTTTGATTGAACAGCAGGCGGTGGAAGGAAAGAATAACAAATATAAAGTGCATTTGTTTAATGATGTAAGTGAGGTCAAAGAACCGGGGGAATGTGGCGGACTTTATACTGGTGAGTATGAAAAGGAAGGATTTATCGGAACCTATATGCTTCATAACCAGGCTCTGAAATCAGAACATATCATGATCTCCTGTGTAAATAATCTGGTGAATCCGGGACAGCAGCTGGCACTGGTGTCCGGTCTCTCTAATTATACGATGCTTCCGGTGACCTTTAAAGCAGTGATTTCGGAAAAAGAAATTGTAAATAAAGAAAAGCTTATGAATCTTCTTGCATTTAACAAAGAAGATCTTAAACTAATGAAGCAGATGAATTATCTTACTATACAAAATATGAGATAA
- the pepT gene encoding peptidase T produces the protein MKVEKRLLKYIAIKTPCDENSDTVPTSQCQFDLARILADELKELGLDKVVLDDKCFVYGILAATPGYENKKKLGLIAHMDTVPEFCEAEIHPVCTPDYDGCDLVLGDSGRVLTTKDFPHLKGLKGRTLITSDGNTILGVDDKAGIAEIMQLLEILITEKIPHGQISVAFTPDEECGSGAAHFDFDTFDAEVAYTLDGDGEGEIQYQNFNACEAKFEINGKNVHPGSAKDVMINAVLIAADINNMLPRFEIPRHTEHYEGFYHLLSIHGDEGHAVSEYIIRDHDSASFEARCNTLRHIEKILNELWGEGTVTLTLTDEYQNMECIIKDHMYLIDYAREACAKANVPEDISPIRGGTDGCKLSFKGLPCPNLGTGGHGYHGPLEHVTIEGMEAAVRVIVELVKIFANE, from the coding sequence ATGAAAGTAGAAAAAAGGTTACTCAAATACATCGCAATCAAAACACCATGCGATGAAAACAGCGATACAGTTCCAACCTCTCAGTGTCAATTTGATCTTGCAAGAATCCTTGCTGATGAACTGAAAGAACTCGGACTTGACAAGGTTGTTCTGGACGATAAATGCTTCGTTTATGGAATCCTTGCAGCAACACCAGGATATGAAAATAAGAAAAAGCTTGGACTTATCGCACATATGGATACTGTACCAGAATTTTGCGAGGCAGAAATCCATCCGGTCTGTACACCAGATTATGACGGATGTGATCTCGTTCTCGGAGACAGTGGACGGGTTCTTACAACCAAAGATTTCCCGCATCTGAAAGGATTAAAGGGACGTACACTCATCACTTCCGATGGGAATACCATCCTCGGAGTTGACGACAAAGCCGGTATTGCTGAGATCATGCAGCTTCTTGAGATCCTGATCACAGAAAAGATTCCGCACGGACAGATCAGTGTCGCATTTACACCGGACGAAGAATGTGGCAGCGGCGCTGCACATTTTGATTTTGATACTTTTGACGCGGAGGTTGCCTATACGCTGGACGGGGACGGCGAAGGCGAGATCCAGTATCAGAACTTCAATGCATGCGAAGCAAAATTTGAGATCAATGGCAAAAATGTACATCCGGGTTCTGCAAAAGATGTGATGATCAATGCCGTTCTCATTGCCGCAGATATCAACAATATGCTCCCAAGATTCGAGATTCCGCGTCATACCGAACATTATGAAGGATTCTACCATCTTCTGAGCATACACGGAGATGAAGGACATGCCGTATCCGAATACATCATCCGCGACCACGACAGCGCAAGCTTTGAAGCCCGCTGCAATACGCTCCGCCATATCGAAAAGATCTTAAATGAGCTCTGGGGCGAGGGTACAGTCACACTGACACTTACCGATGAATACCAGAATATGGAATGTATCATCAAAGATCACATGTATCTGATTGATTATGCTAGAGAGGCCTGTGCGAAAGCAAATGTTCCGGAGGATATTTCTCCAATCCGCGGAGGTACAGACGGCTGCAAGCTTTCCTTTAAAGGTCTTCCTTGCCCGAACCTTGGAACAGGCGGACACGGATATCACGGGCCACTGGAGCACGTCACCATCGAAGGTATGGAAGCAGCTGTCCGTGTCATTGTAGAACTTGTAAAAATCTTTGCAAATGAGTAA
- a CDS encoding YitT family protein — MKEKNKAKNILKEYATITVGMFIVSASVYYLMMPNSFVVGSISGLVMVLANFIPLKVSTMTMILNVALLIIGIVFVGKEFGGKTVITSLMLPVYLRIFETVTPNVPPLTDDMFINMLCHILVISIGQAILFNVNASSGGLDVVAKVLNKYLHFEIGKSLTIAGFVTAATSILVYDRKTLVVSLLGTYLYGIVLDNFIDGFSIRKRVCILSKKYPEIQQFVVHELHRGATLYPAVGGLGNQEQTEVVTILEKSEYAKLLAFIHETDQSAFVTVSTVSEVIGEWNKHKKNRLRKAE, encoded by the coding sequence TTGAAAGAGAAGAACAAAGCAAAAAACATATTGAAAGAGTATGCAACGATCACGGTAGGAATGTTTATTGTATCGGCATCAGTGTATTATCTGATGATGCCGAATTCCTTTGTTGTGGGAAGTATTTCGGGACTTGTCATGGTTCTGGCAAATTTTATTCCGCTGAAGGTTTCGACGATGACGATGATTCTAAATGTAGCACTTCTGATCATAGGGATTGTGTTTGTCGGAAAAGAATTCGGAGGTAAGACGGTCATTACATCTTTAATGCTCCCGGTTTATCTGCGTATTTTTGAAACAGTGACACCAAATGTTCCGCCGCTCACGGATGATATGTTTATCAATATGCTGTGCCATATTCTGGTGATCAGCATTGGACAGGCGATTTTGTTTAATGTCAATGCATCTTCTGGTGGGCTTGATGTTGTTGCAAAAGTTTTAAATAAATATTTGCATTTTGAAATTGGAAAGAGTCTTACGATCGCAGGATTTGTGACCGCTGCGACGTCTATCCTTGTCTACGACAGAAAGACACTGGTAGTGAGCCTTCTGGGAACTTATCTTTATGGGATTGTTCTGGATAATTTTATCGATGGTTTCAGTATCCGTAAGAGGGTGTGTATCCTGTCAAAGAAATATCCGGAGATCCAGCAGTTTGTTGTACATGAGCTGCACAGAGGGGCGACTCTTTATCCGGCAGTCGGAGGACTGGGCAATCAGGAACAGACAGAAGTGGTTACAATTCTGGAAAAGAGTGAATATGCAAAGCTTCTTGCATTTATCCATGAGACAGACCAGAGTGCGTTTGTTACGGTATCAACTGTCAGTGAGGTAATCGGAGAGTGGAATAAACATAAAAAGAACCGTTTGAGAAAAGCGGAGTAG
- a CDS encoding cache domain-containing protein — MKKLSRHELMQYGTAIISFLIVMTFTLLIFFWFVQQSVDKSVQNVLQKNTLQQKDHLELVLEKEYEFLESPAAYFGTTSDLFSNDNLQLLAELASSSSYHRLMLFSTDGIGHSSDGKKTDASSRDYFQKTLEGRRVISSPLSSSVDNETLVVLTVPVYDKDQNIIGVFGGSIDVT, encoded by the coding sequence ATGAAAAAATTATCACGTCATGAACTGATGCAATACGGAACGGCTATCATTTCGTTCCTTATTGTAATGACGTTCACACTTCTGATTTTTTTCTGGTTTGTACAACAGAGCGTTGATAAAAGTGTACAGAATGTTCTTCAAAAAAACACACTGCAGCAAAAGGATCACTTGGAACTGGTTCTGGAAAAAGAATATGAATTTCTGGAGAGTCCTGCTGCATACTTCGGAACAACTTCCGATCTGTTCAGCAACGATAATCTTCAGCTTCTTGCTGAACTGGCTTCTTCCAGCTCCTATCATCGGCTTATGCTTTTTTCTACAGACGGTATCGGGCACTCCAGCGATGGGAAGAAGACCGATGCAAGTTCACGGGACTATTTTCAAAAGACATTGGAAGGCAGACGCGTCATTAGTTCTCCTCTGTCAAGCAGCGTAGACAACGAAACCCTTGTTGTCCTCACAGTTCCTGTTTATGACAAAGATCAGAATATTATCGGTGTCTTTGGAGGTTCCATCGATGTCACGTAA
- the pepV gene encoding dipeptidase PepV: MDFEKQIQTDRESLIQDIMKLVSIDSVETAPDAGMPFGAGAAKALDCFLETAESIGLKTENFDHYAGHADYGDQEETLGILGHVDVVPCSGSWVCDPFKPEIIDGKLYGRGVLDDKGPLLACLHAVKILKEMGVPLSKKIRFIVGANEETDWKCMDYYFNKKKIPAPQMSFTPDAVFPLIYAEKGVFQYQLVTDVSEDITLSGGNAFNAVADHASVLLPLELETVIRKSLLSWETQTRCHFTVENAGASLRLTAEGFAAHAAHPSTGINAISGLMSALSELSPENELARIATFYMEHIGFDLTGKGLGIDLTDEISGRLSFNVGKVEVCDHKVIFSIDNRVPVTYRCAQVQELIQKQLIGSGFRFENPYATESIHVPEDSFLVQTLMESYRNVTGDMSAKPLVDGACSYARALDNCVAFGALLPDQPDLMHQTNECLELDKLDLWMKIYLDAIYRLAK, translated from the coding sequence ATGGATTTTGAAAAACAAATACAGACAGACCGTGAAAGTCTGATCCAGGATATTATGAAACTGGTGTCTATAGACAGCGTGGAAACCGCACCGGATGCAGGAATGCCTTTCGGTGCAGGCGCTGCCAAAGCACTTGACTGCTTTCTCGAAACGGCAGAATCCATTGGTCTTAAAACAGAAAATTTTGATCACTATGCCGGACACGCAGATTATGGGGATCAGGAAGAAACTCTCGGAATCCTCGGTCATGTGGACGTGGTTCCATGCAGTGGCAGCTGGGTATGTGATCCGTTTAAACCGGAAATCATTGACGGAAAGCTGTATGGTCGTGGCGTACTTGATGATAAAGGTCCTCTTCTTGCCTGCCTCCATGCAGTCAAGATTTTAAAAGAAATGGGTGTGCCACTCAGCAAAAAAATCCGTTTTATTGTAGGTGCGAATGAAGAGACAGACTGGAAATGCATGGACTATTATTTCAACAAGAAAAAGATTCCTGCTCCACAGATGTCCTTCACACCGGATGCAGTATTCCCACTTATTTACGCTGAAAAAGGCGTCTTTCAGTATCAGCTTGTAACCGATGTCTCAGAGGATATCACTTTATCCGGTGGAAATGCATTTAACGCAGTCGCAGACCATGCTTCCGTCCTGCTTCCTCTCGAACTGGAAACCGTGATCCGCAAGAGCCTGCTCTCCTGGGAGACACAGACCAGATGCCATTTCACAGTAGAAAATGCGGGTGCATCCCTCCGGCTGACCGCAGAAGGTTTTGCCGCACACGCAGCACATCCTTCTACCGGAATCAATGCGATCAGCGGACTGATGTCAGCTTTATCTGAGCTTTCTCCGGAAAATGAGTTGGCAAGGATTGCCACATTTTATATGGAGCACATCGGTTTTGACCTGACCGGAAAGGGACTTGGAATCGATCTTACAGATGAGATCTCCGGCAGATTAAGTTTCAATGTCGGAAAGGTCGAAGTATGCGATCATAAGGTGATTTTCTCCATCGACAACCGTGTACCGGTTACTTACCGGTGCGCCCAGGTTCAGGAGCTCATTCAGAAACAGCTTATCGGTTCCGGATTCCGTTTTGAGAACCCATATGCAACTGAATCCATCCACGTACCTGAGGATTCTTTCCTGGTTCAGACTCTGATGGAATCCTACCGCAATGTCACCGGTGATATGTCCGCAAAACCTCTGGTAGACGGTGCCTGCTCTTACGCAAGAGCACTGGATAACTGTGTCGCTTTCGGCGCACTCCTCCCAGACCAGCCTGATCTGATGCATCAGACAAATGAATGTCTGGAGCTGGATAAACTGGATCTCTGGATGAAGATTTATCTGGATGCAATCTACCGGCTTGCAAAATAA